In Campylobacter sp. RM16187, the DNA window GCGAATTCGTAGCCCTTTACGGCAAAAGCGGAAGCGGTAAAACTACTCTTTTACGCTTGCTTGCAGGCTTTGAAACCCCCGATAGCGGAGTGATAAAAGTTAAGGACAAATTCTTTTTTAATGCGGGAAAATCATTGCCGCCTCAAAAGAGAAATATAGGATTTTTGTTTCAAGATTACGCTCTGTTTGAAAATATGAACGTGCTTAAAAATTTGCTTTTTGCAAACAATGATTTAAAGCTTGCAAACCACCTGCTTGACCTAGTTGAGCTAACATCACTTAAAAACGCTCAAATTTCAAAGCTCTCGGGCGGTCAAAAGCAGCGTGTGGCGCTTGCAAGGGCGCTTATGCGAAAGCCTGAAATTATGCTGCTTGACGAGCCGCTTTCCGCGCTTGATATATCTATGCGCGAAAAGTTGCAAGACTATCTGCTTAAAATTCACCGCGAATTTGATATGACGACCATCTTGGTAAGCCACGATATAGCTGAAATTTATAAACTTACTTCAAAGGTATTTGTCCTAAGTGAAGGTGTGATAGAGCGCTGCGGAAGCGCCGGCGAGATATTTTTAAAGCACTCAAATTCCCAAAAGCTTAGCTTTCATGCCAAAATTTTAGAAATTCAAAAGCGCGACTGTATCTATGTGGCGATCACTCTTGTCGGACAGCAGCTTTGCGAAGTAGTCTTAAGCCATCAGGAAGCGGCGAATCTAAAAGCGGGCGACGAGGCTACGCTTAGCGCAAAAGCATTTGCGGCAACTCTTAGAAAAAGCAAAAGCGATGTTTGATATATCAAGTATTGATTTTACGCCGTTTTATCTATCATTAAAACTTGCTTTTATCACGACGATTATATTGTTTTTTGCCACGCTACCGCTTGCCTACTGGCTAAGCAGATCAAATTTCAAAGCCAAACCGATAATCGAATCCATAGTGGCCCTTCCGCTTGTTTTACCGCCATCGGTGCTTGGATTTTATATGCTTGTATTTCTTTCGCCATACAATTTCTTTGGCAAATTTATGGAAGAAAATTTCGATATACGCTTGGTTTTTAACTTCTCGGGACTTGTTATAGCAAGCTGTATCTACTCGCTTCCGTTTATGTTTCAGCCGTTGCAAGCTGGGTTTTCAAGCCTGCCAAAGAGCCTTTTTGAGGCGAGTTATTCACTGGGTAAAGGCAAATGGACTACGCTTTTTATGGTTGCGTTGCCAAATATCAAGCCTTCGCTTTTAACCGCACTTATCGTTAGCTTTGCCCATACTTTGGGTGAATTTGGCGTGGTGCTGATGATAGGAGGAAGTGTCGGTGATAAGACAAAGGTCGCAAGCATAGCCATTTACGAAGCGGTCGAGCTGATGGATTATCAAAAAGCGCATATTTACTCCGCACTCATGCTCATAATCAGCTTTGCCGTGCTGTTTTTGGTCTATTTCTTTAACGCCAAACAGAAAAAAGCCTAAATTTTAAGCTCAAATTTTACCGATTGCAGCTCTACTCGCGCAGCTTTAGCGCAAATTTATGCTATCATAAAATCAAATTTAACAAGGATAAAGCATGATCGTAAAAGATATAAACGGAAACGAAATTGATTTTTTAGAACTGATTAAAAACAAAAACTGCGTTGTTATCGCTTACCCAAAAATGGGCGAGAGCGGGAAATTTCTACCTGAAGAGCTAAAACAAACTAAAGGCTTAACGGGTTGCACAAACCAATGCAAAGCTTACCAAGCAAATCTTAGCGAAGTAGCTAAATTTGGCTTTGAGGTTATCACGGTTGGGGCTTTAAGTATAGAAAAAACTAAAGAGTTTAAAGAGGCTTTAGGGGTAAATTTCAGCTTTTTTAGCGATCAGGATTTCGAGCTTGAAAAGGCGCTAAATTTAAAAACCTTTAGCACTGGTGACGGCAAGAAATTTTATCACCGCCAAACTCTCATCATAAAAGACGGCAAAATCATAAAAAGATTTAATAAAATAAGCGAACCAGAAAACGATGTAAAAAATGTCATAGAAGTAATAAAAAGTCAAATATAGACAAAATCTAAATATTAAAGATTTCAAAACCAAATTTTTTATATAATCCAAATAAAATTTAGGCGAGTTATGAATCTTTTTTCTATCGAATTTGCGGTATCTTTTTTTATTTTTTGGTTGTTTTATTATTTTTTCAACTCAAATATAAAAGCTCAAAAATGGCTAATCCTTAGCTTTTCATATCTATTCTTAGGACTGCTTGGACTTAAATTCCTAATTATAAATATAATTTTTAGCCTGATTGTGTATAAATTTGCGAAAAAAATACACGACACAAATTCATCTTTTGATCTATTCTTAGGCATTGCTTTTGTGGTTTTAACTCTTGCATTTTTTAAATATAACGGCTTTTTCGAACTAAAGTTTGGAGTAATAAAATTTGAAAACATAGCTCTGCCTATTGGAGTGTCGTTTTACTCTTTTATGAGTATAATCTTGCTTGTAGATAGCTATAATCAAGAGATAGATGAGCCGAATTTGCTCGATACTCTTTTGTTCTTGAGCTTTTTTGCAGTTATTATCTCAGGACCGATTTTAAAACCAAAGCCATTTTTTGAAAAGCTAAACTCTAAAAAAGAATTTGGTAAAGAGAGTAAGATATTCGCCTTGCTTACACTAGCAATCATTAAAAAACTACTAATCGCAAACCATCTTTTTGATATTATAAATCCGGCCTTCCAAGCACCACATTCACTCGCAACATCAGAGCTTATAGCCACTCTATTTGGTTATTCAATAATGCTTTATTGCGATTTTAGCGGGTACGTGGATTTTGTTTTGGCTTTGGGATTGATGTGTGGATTTAATCTACCGCCAAATTTCAATCGCCCTTTTGCAGCCTTAAATTTAAAAGAATTTTGGCAAAACTGGCATATAACTTTGATGAATTTTTTCAAAAACTACATTTACATACCTCTTGGAGGTAGTCGAGGCGGAGCTTTATTAACTCAAATAAATGTATTAATAGTATTTTTTATATCAGGCATCTGGCATGGAGCCGGGATAAATTTCATCATCTGGGGACTAATGCATGGATTCGGAGTTATATTTTTAAACCTCACAAAAGAAATCGATCTATTGAAATTTGATTTTTTAAAGAGATTTTTTACTTTTATTTTCGTTAGTTTTATATGGATATTTTTTGTAACAGATTTTACCGGAATGCTAAGATTTTTAAAGGCTATGAGAACAAATTTTAATGAAGATTATTTACAAATCTTGGCTGTTTTTGCAGTAGCTTTTCTATTTACTTTTATATACGCAAATATAAATTTTAGATCTTTAATTTTTAATTTTTTTAATAAAATAAATCTATTTTTTAGTATGATATTTTTAACTGTATTCGGATTAATCGTATATTTTTTAATGCCTAGCGGTATGCCAAATTTCATCTATCAAGGATTTTAATGAGAGCTTTTGCGGTAATATTTGGAGCGCTTCTTATAGTATTTTTAATCCTGCTAAACCCTTTCTCTATATATTTTGAAGCAAAATATCAAAAAGATTTTATTTTGAGTGATACAAAACTTGACGAATTTAGTATCCTTGCTATAAATTTTATAAACAAAGAGCTTGAGCGTCTAAATTTTTTAAAAGACAAACCATCTTCTTTACCTCAAACAATAGAGCCTAATTTGGATACAAATATAACAGAGCAAAAGCCTATAATAGTGAAAAAAATAGATCAAAATTTAACCAAAGAACCTAAAGATATAAATAAAACAAAAATAGTAGAGAAAATTGAGGTAGTACCACAAAAAAACATAACTCAGCCTAAAAAGGTAAGCTTGGAATCAAATTCGACAGTTATTTTGGTCGGTGATTCAATTATGAAGGGTTTTGGATGGGGTTTTGAAAATCTCTTAAAAAACAAACAGGTTAAAGTAAAAAACTTAGGCAAATCAAGCACAGGACTACTTAACAAGAAATTTTATGATTGGCAAAATGAACTTGATAAAATTTTAGAGGAAAATAGCGATAAAAACGCCATTTTGATGGCAGCTTTTGGGGCAAATGACACTTATAGCTCTACTTTTGGCAATAAAGTAGCAAAATTTGGCACAGATGATTGGAAAAACGGATATAAAAACAGGGTAGAGGAGATATATCAGGTAGCCAAAAAACACGATATAGATATGGTTTGGATTGGACTACCTTGTATGGAAAATAAAAAATATAGCGATAAAATGCGAGATTTAAATAAAATTTTTAAAAGCATGGCAGACGAAAAAGGCGTGCAGTTCATATCTTTAACAGACGCACTATGTAAAAATGGGAAATTTGTAAAAACTGATGATAATAAAAAATCACTCAGAGAAGATGATGGTGTACACCTAAGCATGCACGGTTCAATCCAAGCGGCAAAATTTGTAATAATTGAGATTTTAAAATAAATGCCAAAGAGGATAATATGACAGAAGAATATTTTAAAAAGTGGGCTTTAGGCTTTAGCGGATGTGATGGCGGAGATATAGGGTCGCCTGAGAATCCAAGCGCGTGGCTATGCGGCATAGAGTGGGGAGAAGGGCTTTAATGAAGATGAGTTAGAAAATATTTTTAAAAACAATGACGAAAGCATACCTAAAGGCTATAAAAACAACGAAGAAAATTTAGCCTATCAATTTAATCAAAAAGCTCTCAAACTTTTAGCGTCTTTAAACGGATATGCCGACATTTTAAAGTTTAACGAGGAAGTAAAACCGTTTGTTATCAATTCAAAAGGTTATTTTAAGCTAAATTTATATCCTTTGGCTTTTAAAAATACCGACTTTGCTCTCTGGAATAAGCAACTTAGCATCGCTACAGGCTTTAAAACTAAGAACGAGTATATACAATGGATACAAGAAAACCGCTTTAAAGAGATGAGAAAAAGGGTAAAAATTTACAAACCAAAATTAATAATATGTGTAGGAATAAGCTATAAAGATGACTTTATAAAAGCGTTTGGCGATGATAATGTAGATATTAAACAAAGCGAAGCCGGAGGAAAGAA includes these proteins:
- a CDS encoding ABC transporter ATP-binding protein; the encoded protein is MIEFRCKKILNGSGGQFCLDVDLDIKKGEFVALYGKSGSGKTTLLRLLAGFETPDSGVIKVKDKFFFNAGKSLPPQKRNIGFLFQDYALFENMNVLKNLLFANNDLKLANHLLDLVELTSLKNAQISKLSGGQKQRVALARALMRKPEIMLLDEPLSALDISMREKLQDYLLKIHREFDMTTILVSHDIAEIYKLTSKVFVLSEGVIERCGSAGEIFLKHSNSQKLSFHAKILEIQKRDCIYVAITLVGQQLCEVVLSHQEAANLKAGDEATLSAKAFAATLRKSKSDV
- the modB gene encoding molybdate ABC transporter permease subunit → MFDISSIDFTPFYLSLKLAFITTIILFFATLPLAYWLSRSNFKAKPIIESIVALPLVLPPSVLGFYMLVFLSPYNFFGKFMEENFDIRLVFNFSGLVIASCIYSLPFMFQPLQAGFSSLPKSLFEASYSLGKGKWTTLFMVALPNIKPSLLTALIVSFAHTLGEFGVVLMIGGSVGDKTKVASIAIYEAVELMDYQKAHIYSALMLIISFAVLFLVYFFNAKQKKA
- a CDS encoding redoxin family protein encodes the protein MIVKDINGNEIDFLELIKNKNCVVIAYPKMGESGKFLPEELKQTKGLTGCTNQCKAYQANLSEVAKFGFEVITVGALSIEKTKEFKEALGVNFSFFSDQDFELEKALNLKTFSTGDGKKFYHRQTLIIKDGKIIKRFNKISEPENDVKNVIEVIKSQI
- a CDS encoding MBOAT family O-acyltransferase — translated: MNLFSIEFAVSFFIFWLFYYFFNSNIKAQKWLILSFSYLFLGLLGLKFLIINIIFSLIVYKFAKKIHDTNSSFDLFLGIAFVVLTLAFFKYNGFFELKFGVIKFENIALPIGVSFYSFMSIILLVDSYNQEIDEPNLLDTLLFLSFFAVIISGPILKPKPFFEKLNSKKEFGKESKIFALLTLAIIKKLLIANHLFDIINPAFQAPHSLATSELIATLFGYSIMLYCDFSGYVDFVLALGLMCGFNLPPNFNRPFAALNLKEFWQNWHITLMNFFKNYIYIPLGGSRGGALLTQINVLIVFFISGIWHGAGINFIIWGLMHGFGVIFLNLTKEIDLLKFDFLKRFFTFIFVSFIWIFFVTDFTGMLRFLKAMRTNFNEDYLQILAVFAVAFLFTFIYANINFRSLIFNFFNKINLFFSMIFLTVFGLIVYFLMPSGMPNFIYQGF
- a CDS encoding DUF459 domain-containing protein; amino-acid sequence: MRAFAVIFGALLIVFLILLNPFSIYFEAKYQKDFILSDTKLDEFSILAINFINKELERLNFLKDKPSSLPQTIEPNLDTNITEQKPIIVKKIDQNLTKEPKDINKTKIVEKIEVVPQKNITQPKKVSLESNSTVILVGDSIMKGFGWGFENLLKNKQVKVKNLGKSSTGLLNKKFYDWQNELDKILEENSDKNAILMAAFGANDTYSSTFGNKVAKFGTDDWKNGYKNRVEEIYQVAKKHDIDMVWIGLPCMENKKYSDKMRDLNKIFKSMADEKGVQFISLTDALCKNGKFVKTDDNKKSLREDDGVHLSMHGSIQAAKFVIIEILK